GCTCGCGGCCGGAGTGACGTTGCACGAGTTGCTGGGTGGAGCCGCCGTAACGAATCTCAACCTCCATGGTCCGCTTCTCAGGTCGGAACTGCGCATGCCCGGAGATCCGTCAGGCTCGCGGGCCGAGCGTCAGACCAGCGTCTTCGATCTAGATCTCATCTACATCTCGGATCAGGGCCGGCTGGCCTTGGTGCACCGGCGCACCGGCGAAGAGGTCCTGCCCACTTACATCGGTTACCTGGTGCCGTTCGCGACTCCGACATCTCATCAGCTGATGGGGCTCCTGGCGCCCCCGGTGATGTTCGGCTCCGGCGTCTGGGGTGGACCGGAAGGAAGCGACGAGGCCGGAGCCGTTGAGGTGAAAAGGCGCCCGCGGGTCGCGATAGGCGATCACCTCGTCCTCGAGCGTGCCACTTGGGAGGTTCCAGCCGAGCTAATGCCGTCGGCCGATCCGACGTCCCCAAACGGCCTGGTCGAGTGGTGCCGATGGTGGCGTGCGCTGGGCCTGCCAGAGACGTCCTTCATCAGAATCAGGCGGCCCTCCGCGACCAGACGCCCGAAACCCCGTTACCACGACACCGGCTCGCTCCTTGGGTGGGCATCGCTGGCGCACGAATGGCGCCAGCGAGGCGGTCCGCTCACTGTCGCCGAGGCATTGCCCGCGCTTCCGGTAGCGGGGGAATCCAGCCTAGGACGCGTCCAAGAATTCATCATCGGCCTCAGCGCCGTCACGAAGGGGAAGAAAGAGCATGTCAATTGATGCCGCCATACCGCCCGCCGGTGCGCCGCCTTGGGAGGAGTCCGCAGTTTCAACATCAACGGGACGACGGCCACTCTGGTTGTCATTTCACATCTTCTACGGCTCGAATCCCTTTGAGCTGCTGACAAGATGTGTTCGGCCGCTTGTCCGCCGCCTAAAGGAGGCGGATCAGATTGCGCGTTGGTTCTATATCAACTACTGGCTCGAGGGGAACCACATCCGGCTGAGGCTGGCGCTCCACTCCGAAGAGGACGCAGCCGCCGTCGAGGAACAGGTTGTGCGGACGGTGCGAGAATACCTCAGATTGAATCCGTCATTGCACCCGTCGGCCGAATTGGAGTCGGCAGATTACTACGGCAGGCTCTTCGCGGCTGAATTCTCGGATGCCGATCGCGACAAATACTTCGACTCCGATGGCCGCCCGATCATTCAGCCGGACAGCTCCATCAGCGTTCGCTCCTACGAACCCGAATGGGATCGATACGGCGGTCCGGTGGGTATCGAGATAGCAGAGGAACACTTCGAGCTGTCAGCCGAGATAGCCGCGGAGCTGATCGCGAAGGGAAACATGGGGGTGCGCAGCGTCCAACTCGGGGTAGGCGCTGAACTAATGGCCGTGCTTACCGGGACGCTGTTTCCCGACCGCAGCGAGGCCATGGCTTTCCTTGAGAACTATCACCAACGTTGGGCAGGCATGTTCGAGGACTCCAAGGAGTATGTCGAGCGGCATAACACGGGACGGTTTAGTGAGAACCACCGGACCATGCTCAAGCAGGTGGTGCCGGTATACGAGGCGGCGCGTCGGGGTGGGGACGGCCTGACCGGCGTGTTAAGGGATTGGCGCGAGGCGGTCTCGCAGACTAGGCGGCGCCTGGACGCGGCGGCAGCCGAAGCTCCGCTCCAGTTCGCTTGGCAGGGTGGCGGAGAGACGACCTCGGACATAGACCGCCTCTGCTGGCGGGTTGGCTTCTCCTATCAACACATGATGGACAACCGCCTCATGCTTTCCGTCTCGGATGAGGCTTACCTGTCGTTTGAACTGCTCAAGGCGCTAGCGGCGGCGGAAGAGCGGGGACTCGACAGTGACGACTGGCAGGTGGCGGCGTGAACGCCGGCGCGCAGGCCGGCGCGTGGAGTCCGGCGCTGACCCCAGGGGTGATCGCCGGCCCCCCCATCTGGAACGGCGCCTCCATGACCGCGGAGATTGCGATCGCCCGGCAACCGCGGACCTGGAACGCCGGTCTGCTCGAACTGCTGGTGATCGAGGCAATCGACGGTGATCGGAGCTTGCAGGACATTCGTGACCAGGTTTCTAGCCGGACCGGGCGTCCCGTGGAGACCCGTGTTGTGGGTGAGGTCGTGGGCAAGCTTGTGGCTGCCGGCCTAGTGGTGAACCCGTACGCACCGCCTTCTGCCAAGGAACCCACCGGGCAGGACACGCGGGCAAGCGACGGCCGGGAGGCAACCGAAGACGGTCTGCTGAGCCGAATCGCTGGCGCCGTCTGGCGCCTGGGACCACATCTTCAGCTTCGCCTTATCACAGGCGCCATCGCCCTTGGCGCGGGCGCGACGGCCGCGTGGTTCGTGTTCAGCGCGGGAGACTTCATGACGGCGGTCGCAGGCATCAGGGGCGGCCGTCTGGCCGATGGCGTGATTGCCCTGGTCTTGACCCTCGCGTGGCAGCTTGCCGTCATCTTTGGCCACGAACTGGCGCACGGGCTTGCGTTCGCCGCGGTAAGTGACCGAAAGCCGGTCCTATCGGTGGCCAAGATTGGCCGGCGCGCGCTGCCGAACACCAAACTGGACGGCTTCTGGCTCCTGAAGTCCACCCGGCAACGGCTGGCGGTGGTCCTGGTGGGCCCGCTCACGTCAATCATGTCGTGCGCCGTTCCTCTTGCGGTGTTGGCGAACTCGACACACGGGAGTCTGGCTGCCGATTGGGCCGCGATGGCCATCAGTCTCGAAGTGGCGATGGCCTTCCTGAACCTGGTTCCAATGCGCTATTCGGACGGCACCCGCCTCTGGGAGGCGTGGGCGGCTGTCCGCAACCTTCCGGGCCTGGGAGTCGCTCGGGTACTAGGCCGCGTCCGGCCGCCCGAGGCTCTGCCTGTCCGCTCACGGCTGGCGATCAGCGCGTATCTGCCGGCCTCGATCATAGGCTCGCTTCTTCTGACCGCGTGCCTAGTTGTCTGGCTAATAGTCCTGGTCAGAGGCGGTGCCGCATGACTCTCACCGCCACCGGGACACCAAGGTTTTCGGACAATTCCGAAAAGGAGGGGCCGACCGGTCTCTTCAAGACAAATCGGGTCGCCTGACCCACTTCACAAAAGGAGAAAAACATGTCCACCGCCGATATCGCTGGCCTGGCCGCTGAGCTCGACGCCCTGAACGCCGAGACCCTCGAGGTCAAGGACTACGTCGATTACTCCGACGCGGCCTTCGCCTCCAGTTCGTCCTGCAGCTCGACGACATCGACCTGTTCGTCCTGCAGCTCGACGTCCTCCTGCGCCGCTCTCTGACGCAAGACAGACGCACGGGCGCCGGGGGCGGTCCGGCAAACGAGGGACCGCCCCCGGCACTCACCGGTGGGCTAAACGACAACGCCAATCAGTAAGGAGAATGACAGTGACCAGTTGCAGGTGGGAGGCACCGCCAATGGACGCGTCCGCGCAAGAAGAATCGCGAACCGACGGTTCCACGGGCCGCGAACCCCGGCCGTCGCCGGTGATCGCCATCAGGGGGCTGCGCAAGTCCTACGGTCCCAAGACGGCGTTGGCCGGCGTGGACCTGACAGTGGAGCCGGGACAGTTTTACGGTCTGATTGGCCCCAACGGCGCCGGGAAGACAACCATCATGGAGATCGCGGAGGGTCTACGGACACCCGATTCCGGCGCGGTGTCCGTGCTCGGAGCCGCGCCTGCCAAGCGTTCGCCGGACGTGCTACGCCGGATCGGCATACAGCTCCAGAACACGGCTTTCTTCACGCGCTCGAAGGCGCGGGAGCACCTGGCGACCCTGGCCGACATCTACGGTGTCGAACGCCCACGGGTGGACGAACTGCTTGAGACGTTCGGCCTGGTCCGTTGCGCTGGAACCAGGGTGGACAAGCTCTCCGGCGGAGAGCGGCAGAAGCTGGCGGTCGCGTCAGCGCTATTGCACCGGCCGGAGGTGCTCTTCCTGGACGAGCCCACAGCCGCCATGGACGCTGAGGCCCGAGCGGAGCTGGTCCGGATTCTGCACGGACTGCGTGGTTCGGAGACCACGGTGCTCTACACAACCCACCTGCTTCACGAGGCTGAGCGTCTCTGTGACAAGGTGGCAATCCTTGACCGGGGCCGGATTGTGGCGGATGACACGCCCGAGCGTCTCCTGGCCGCGTCCTGCCTTCCCGCCCGACTGGTGCTGCCGTTGGCTGTCGGCCCAGTCGAGTCGATGCGCGGGCTACCCGGCGTGCTCGGCGTGGACATCGGCGCGGAGGGGTTGGTGGTCCAGGTGGCCTCGCCGGGCCTGGCGCTGGAGGGGCTGGTGCGCGCCGGAATCGACGTCACGAATGTCAAGGTCGAGGTCGCGACCCTCGAAGACTTCTTTCTTCAGCTAACTGGAAGCGAGTATCCCCATGACTAGAACCATCTCTCTCATTCGGGCGCAGGCCCGTTCGAGCCTGCGCGATCCCGCCACGGTGTTCTTCACCTTCCTCTTCCCACTGCTTCTGCTTGTCGTGTTCGCAAGGGCGTTTGGTCAGACGCCGAACGCCGACGGCACGCTTGCGATGCAAGGCGTTGGACCGAATGTGGTCGCCTTCGGAATCGCCTACGTGGGGATGTTCACGGCGGCTCAGTCGATTGTGGAATGGCGGGTGTCTGGAATGAGCCGTGTCCTATATGCGGCACCGATTCGCACCAATTCCATACTCGGCTCAAACCTCGCGGTTGGGCTCGGCTTAGGCATCACCCAGGCGATCTTGCTGGTAGTGCTGGCCATAATGCCGGGCCTGAACATGATCTTGTCGCCGCACGCGCTGGTCGCGCTTCCCATCGTGGCGCTCGGCATTTGGACCTTCTTCAGCCTCGGCATGCTGGTTGGAACGTTTACCAATTCCGTGGCGGCCGCGTCTGGCGCCATCAACGCGGTGGTGCTGCCCATGGCGTACGTCTCGGGGGCGATGCTGCCCATCGAGATGCTGCCGGATTGGGCTGTCGCCATAGGCCGCGCCATGCCCATGAGGTACATGGTTGACGCCATCGGTGGAGGATTGACCGGAGTGGCGTCAGGATCCGCCGTCATTCTGAGCGTTGTGGTCCTAGCGGCGTCAGGCACAGTGTTCTTCGCCAGCGCAGCGAAGCTGGTGAGATGGGTATGACCGCCGACGGCGAATCCGCCCCATGGACCTGGAAGAAGGGATTCGACACGGTCCTCGTTTTCCCTGAACCTGCGATGGACCAGAGAGGCTTCGCCGAGGCCCTGCAATTGCGCTGTTCTGACTTGGCTGAGCGCCTTGTCTTCGGCTCGGGACGCGAGGTCACCGGTAGAGATGTGCGTAACGGCTTGGGAGGGTTTGCCCAATCCTTCGGAGTTGTTGAGGCCGCGCGTGATTTCGCACGCGTGATGCCGGCAAACCGACAGGCGGGCGGCGCTCCCGTGGGGTGGCCGGTGCTGGAGATAGACGTGCGGGCCGCAACGATCCGGCGTTCTGTGGTGCGGACCGCCTCCCGACAGGGCGACGCGACCCCGACGATCGCCGTACGCGCCGAAAGCGCCAACTCGTGGCGACGCCAGGGCCTGGACTCCCTACCGCTGCCGCCTGACATGCTGGCCGGCCACGGCCTCGGCTATCTCGGCCATCCGGGGGGCTGGGGCCTGGATTGGACCACCGCTTCACCGGTGACTGACCGGTTGTGGATAGACCTTGGCGGGGCGCCCATCGAGTTGACCTGGTCGGGACACGAAGACTCCTTTGACCGGTCGCTTCGCGCCTGCCTGCTTGAGGGTGTTGAGCGTACGGTCGGAGCCCTCGGCGGCGGTTCCAACGTCGTCACATGCCCGGCGGCCGAACTAGACGCTCGCTACTACGGCCCCGACGCCTTCGGCCGGTTTCCGCCGGTGGCCTACGGCGTCCAGGTTGAGGAGTTCAGCCCGTGGGAGCCCCACGAGTGGGTCGCTGCCCGGTCCCTGGTCACGGGTGAACGGGTGTATGTCCCGCTGGAACTGGCTCATTATGGCCGTGAGGTTAGACGGCGCTGGGCCTTGGGCACGTCGTCGG
The Bifidobacteriaceae bacterium genome window above contains:
- a CDS encoding ABC transporter permease: MTRTISLIRAQARSSLRDPATVFFTFLFPLLLLVVFARAFGQTPNADGTLAMQGVGPNVVAFGIAYVGMFTAAQSIVEWRVSGMSRVLYAAPIRTNSILGSNLAVGLGLGITQAILLVVLAIMPGLNMILSPHALVALPIVALGIWTFFSLGMLVGTFTNSVAAASGAINAVVLPMAYVSGAMLPIEMLPDWAVAIGRAMPMRYMVDAIGGGLTGVASGSAVILSVVVLAASGTVFFASAAKLVRWV
- a CDS encoding thiazolylpeptide-type bacteriocin, with amino-acid sequence MSTADIAGLAAELDALNAETLEVKDYVDYSDAAFASSSSCSSTTSTCSSCSSTSSCAAL
- a CDS encoding ABC transporter ATP-binding protein — encoded protein: MTSCRWEAPPMDASAQEESRTDGSTGREPRPSPVIAIRGLRKSYGPKTALAGVDLTVEPGQFYGLIGPNGAGKTTIMEIAEGLRTPDSGAVSVLGAAPAKRSPDVLRRIGIQLQNTAFFTRSKAREHLATLADIYGVERPRVDELLETFGLVRCAGTRVDKLSGGERQKLAVASALLHRPEVLFLDEPTAAMDAEARAELVRILHGLRGSETTVLYTTHLLHEAERLCDKVAILDRGRIVADDTPERLLAASCLPARLVLPLAVGPVESMRGLPGVLGVDIGAEGLVVQVASPGLALEGLVRAGIDVTNVKVEVATLEDFFLQLTGSEYPHD
- a CDS encoding YcaO-like family protein, which codes for MGMTADGESAPWTWKKGFDTVLVFPEPAMDQRGFAEALQLRCSDLAERLVFGSGREVTGRDVRNGLGGFAQSFGVVEAARDFARVMPANRQAGGAPVGWPVLEIDVRAATIRRSVVRTASRQGDATPTIAVRAESANSWRRQGLDSLPLPPDMLAGHGLGYLGHPGGWGLDWTTASPVTDRLWIDLGGAPIELTWSGHEDSFDRSLRACLLEGVERTVGALGGGSNVVTCPAAELDARYYGPDAFGRFPPVAYGVQVEEFSPWEPHEWVAARSLVTGERVYVPLELAHYGREVRRRWALGTSSGWAVGSTPEEAAFFGLLELVERDAVVSCWYGGITPDSVDAATVEGIQDVLTRAGLLGCRFHLSLVPSDFGIPVIVAAAEVEEAFVFGSAAHPDPERAVVGAVKEAWTYLPERERHARRLRSAGVLPVTDFAAVRSIHDHASLAFKPTGLKGLDRFKDKGPERSVPLGEIPPWQMDDAGDGPLGGIVSALAAKGLEPLATVCASATADAIGVSVVGTLVPGLVPIDFGWNRQRALQMDRTGALAAAFGSPPPNADLAEPHPFS